The genomic stretch ACAAATCAAATCATCAAATCTACCTGCATTTCCTCATCCATGTCTCACAGTGGACAGACAAGCACAGAAAAATCACCCTCCTTCTGCTTCAATCAGTTTAATGGCCATGCAGACCATCTCCCCAGacatcttctctctcttttgtagCAGACATTTTAGTAAAAGTAACAGCTATTAGCTCCAACTCCAACATAATCAGCTTAGTATTAGCCTCCATTGTCTATGGTCAGCCTCCAGCCTTCCTACACTAATGTTTTGGCAGTGTAATGGCAGAGCAACACAGACACTTACAATGGTGGGGTATGTTGTAGTCAGTGTACTTGACACTGACTAAGCCTTTGAATGGTACTATCCGAAAAAACTGTTACTAAACAGAACACAATgctataaaataacatttatttatcttaTGTGCTTTCTAGCTGCACTACATTGCTTTTATTAGTGACTGTGGAGAATAATAGAAAACATCATCAACACTTTAAAGCAGGAATGTAATGAATGTAAAGTTTTTGCTCTCTGGTTAAGGTTAAATTTAAAATTTTGCACAAAATCTGCCAAAGCAATTGTGCATTTCGCAACATTTAGATGTGTATATGGTAAATGAGTCTCCACAGAGGTGTTTTTGTGCCAATtaccacatacacatacacatttatacacTCACATTAGCTTACATTAGTTAAACCAGCAGGCTAACAGGCACTCGCAACAGAAAAGACAAGGCAccagttttagttttttattctcaaacaaacaaaagaaaaaaaggaaatagcAAGAGGGCACAGTAGTTATTCAGCTGGTATATCTGGAAACTTGCTTGGGCCAAGAAAAAGTCCAGGCTACCATCTCTTTGTGTTTAAGAGTGTGTAGTGCTGAGGTTGAAGTGGTGGATGATAGACTGTTTTATCTtagggtgtgtgtgtccctgtggACCACAGCACACAGCCCAGTTCCTCTTTCTCTACATCGTTCTCTGATTTCTGAACAACCTGGTGTGATGTTGTCCAGCAACAATTCTCAGAGCtatctgtcatttctctgaaTGGCTTCGCACACTGAACACAAATTGAAAAGCTTAGTCATACTGGATCTAACAGTGCATCAGGGATGACATAAGACCACAAGAACTGTCTGGGGTTAAAAAAGTTGTACTTGTCCTTCATTACCATACTTCTATTACATATACAACATTATGTAAGTGGTCCTTCGAGCAAAAAAGGTACTCTAAATTACTAAAAGGTCCATTGACATCTAATAGTTAAACCCTTTGAAATTGTGCAATATATAACCATTGCTTTTACACATGAACCAGTAAAGAACCATGAGGAGTGTAAACCCATGAACATACCCAAAGCAAATTGAATGTGTAAAAGTATTGGGTGGTTCAGTTATGgattttgtttaaatagcacATAAAGGTTTTACACTACTGTTACAACCTTTCTTGCAAGGGTTCTCAAATCAGACAAAACATTTATACTTATATTTGCTCTTGcttttattctgtcatttcatCCATCATGGTTTCTGTAGTTTAACTGAAGTCAGGGAAAATGGTACCTTTTCAATTCTCTTGTATCATGCATTATTCTCTTCCAAGAACTCTCAAGTGCACTAGAACAGAAAAGTGCATAAACTTTTTCTTTAAAGTACTTTCTCTTGAAAATAGCTATTATGAAGACCAAGTTGATTATTGTATTTGTCCCTGTGTGTGTAGACAGGTGGAAGATTTGGCCCAGGGGGAGAGGCTTCTGTCTGGTGAGGAGCAACTGACTCTTATCACAGAGAGCATGTCCATCACCTCTGCAGATGAGGAGAAgcttcagctcctcaacaaAAACACAGAGCTCCGCAGACTCAACAAAGAGGTATAGTCATTGCAGCCTTTGCCCAGCTCCAACCATCTTAATCATCCAGCTTTGACTACCTAAATCGCCTAGCTCCCACCACCTAAATGTCTCAGCTCCATTCCCCTTAACTACCTAAATCACCCAGCTCTGACTACCTTAATCATCTATCTCTGACTACCTAAATTACTGAACTCTGACCACTGAAATGATGCAACACTAACCACCTAAATCGCCCATCTTAAACAACCTGGGTTTTTTAACCCTGCTGGGTAATGTGGACAGAGGAATCACAAAGTGACATCtgggaacaaaaacaacaacagaggtACAAAAAGGACACCTTCTTCTTCAATGCCACGTTAAAAGCATTTGCTGTTTTATTAAGGTGTCTCGCAAACTCTCCTGAAATGCTGACATGCTCAGGGAGTGCAAATATATTCAACAATGAATTCCTTGTGTTTCCAAAGGCTTTCTCTGTGATAAAATtagtctttttatatagtgtttccTGCCTCCCATCCTCCTTTCACTTTATGACACAAGGAAGAATACAAGAGACTGAGACACAGCCTGAGGAGATGTGGAGAGGACTgcagtgtttatgtgtgtgtgtttgtatatatgtatgtgtgtgtgtgtgtgtgtgtgtgtgtgtcacagctgATGAAACTAAATGAGGACTGGGACCACATCTACCGCAGTACCAGTGCAGGCCTGCAGCAGCGCGTGGCTGCTCTGGAGCAGGAAAACACAGCCCTCAAGCAACTCAACAGCAGACTTCTGCTGAAAGTGGAGCATGAACAGGTACTACAACACACACCTGTAGTGTCCTCTGGCCTGTGGTTCTCAGCAGTGGTTGGCATTTCACAAAACAAGACTATTAAGGGAATAATCCAGTGTTTTTCAGTATTTTAATggtaattacaaaaaaaaagtcaatctCTTAACACTGACACTCTAATGaattacttaattacttaattaaagtaattcgaattaatttttttatgtacaagaaaaatatatatttaatatttgatatgTAATACTTATCCTAGACTGTGacagtttaaaaacaaaagacattttactgtaatcctttatgattttattattttcacttGCATTTATTTTAACACTAAAGCAATTTCAGTGTTGGCCAGTAGGTGGAGCATTACAACATCTGCTTCCATTTAAACTCTGGGGCAGGCAGTCCTGTCCTGAATTTTTGTCAAGTCGCTTACTTTGGCAGCCACCAGTTCCAGATGTTATGTGATTAAAAAAGTACTGCAAATGTGAACTTCAGCAATTAATTGATCTATTTGGTAATAAAATCTAATTAGATTGCACTGAAATGTCTGACAGGTTCTATTCATTGGTTAACAAAGTTTTGTGTAATTATTTAGGTAACATGATAGTAGGTGGCCATCTAATTATTAAGATGAAAAAGGAAAATATCTCATAAGTGGTTCATTTTTGAGTAACAATGTGATACACTAAATTATGGGGTAAGGTCACAGTTTTAAGCTTTATATTATATGGCATACTACTAGTCTGTTGCCTAGATATTAAACTGAATCTGGCcactgggggcagtggtggctcagtggatagagcactgggttattgatgacagggttgtgggtttgccaagctgccactgttgggcccttgagcaaagctcTTAACCCTCTTTACTCACCAGGCACCACAGCGATGGCTGCCCTCCGCTCTGGgcatagtgtgtatgtatgtcacAACACATTTGAATCATTTCAGTGTAATTATGTTAACCTGTTCTGGAAATTGCCATCATGTCACTAAAGATAATTACCTAGTTCTTATCAGCTCCAGAACATGTAGAACGTAAAAAAAGGGCTGATCTAAAACAGTTTACATTTAATGAAATGTGTGGAATGAAACACTGGTCAAGCACAGCAATGTATCGATTGGTTTTGCTTGGAAAATGCAGGTAGATGTAAGTAAGATGCAAGTTCTTATCTTGTGAgcaagaacaaagcttggttccagatttcacCTAGACGCCCCATAAAGCGCaaggatttgttcaatttgatcaccagcccacctgaTTCAACATCATAAAGCACTGATTAGAATTGcgttttactgagtaaataaactTACACTTACTCTCCAAATAAGGTGCCTAACACTTTGGCCCAGTACTATATATCTAACAGAAAGCAGAGCTTTATGAGGCTATGTTGTAATGTTCCTTGTCATTCTTGAATTACTGCGTTAGTGCCATATCTCATCTAGTTTGTCCATGCCCATACTCAACCTAAGTAAATAGGACTACTTGGTCGGCTGCCTCTGCATCCTCattctagagggtgtcctgagCATCTAAgggttttgttgtgtttcacaAGTTGTTGACCCACCGTTCAGGCTTATTAAATTTATCCTTAGTGATAAACAGGTAAATTATTATGAAGGTTCAGGCCAAGTATTATGGGGTCTTGGCAGAATGACAGGGACTGTGATGTGCAATCAGGAGATCAAGGGTATTCTGCTGGCTATGGCGGTTGAAGTGTCTGCAGGTATTTGTTCCAGCCACGCACAGCAGTACTTAATTTGACTAATTAGGGATCCTGCTTTGTTACAGAAGAGAGCCATTAGTGAAATCAGGTGTTGTGCAGGGCTTGAAAACTGAGCTCCCTGCAATACATGTTGCGTGATATGGATGGCTGGGCTCGTGACTTGTTTATGTAATGGAATGGAAAGCAGCAGCTTTCTGGGAAATGGTCCATTGACCAGGCTTTTGCATGGCACCTCTGCCCTCGCCATCCACTTCATTAGGAaaatctaccttgtgcttccactcactggccattttatgaGGTCCATTTGCCTTACAAGGCACACCACTGTATAGCTGTACAATTACGGACTGTAGCCCAGCATTAATCATATGCAATTTGTCATCAccggtcagtttctgaccacaggataTTGATATTGACAAGATATTATTGAGGTAGTGGAACACAACGGTAACACTGACATGGTAGCACTGGTTCCAGAACATCACATAAAGTGGGGCTGCCAAGGTTTTTACACACTTTTTTACAAATGTACAGCCAAGGGCCATTTTGTGCTCAGAACCTAACAAAGATCTATATTGGATGCCTTATGCAACTTGTGCACaaatgggctacagtctcttattGTGCACCGGAAAGATGGTTCTAAAAGCAAGGTTCTCTTTCAGAGTGTTAAAACTGTGACTATAAGGCATCTTAAATTCTGTGTACATGGTTGTATTCAGTTGTATTCATATACGTGGTTTGTTTTGTGCAGAATAAAAGTGAGTATTACGAGCACACCCTGATGCAGGAGCTAAAGAAGAATCAGCATCTTCAGGAGTACGTCCGCCTCCTGGAGAGCCGAATGCACCGCACAGACACACTGAATGACTGGGCTTTAGGAACACAGGTGATTACCATACAGTGTCTATGTGTGCATATGTATAGTAACTGTTTCCCAGTTTTCCCAGTTTTGTAAGACTGTCAATAAAGTCTTACAATagtataatctataatctatagtCACTACATTGGTCAAAGATATATATAAATCACACCATTTCATCTCATCATCCTCAACATGATGTTATATACACGTTGCTGACATGCTTCTGTAACTGGATTTAAACTGGGAGAAAAATGGATtttagttaaggttagggtagtTTTTTGGGCtgaggttgaggtcagggttaggattagagccaggGTTTAAGTTGATCTTAAATTAAGtctaggattaggtttaggttttgggttgaggttaggattaggatcaggacCAGAGTTAAGGATTAATTAAGGTGAATCTGCTTATTTGAAGTAACATATGTCTCCTTCATTAAGTCATCTAAGAGATCAACAATACATAAACTATACATACAATACATCTACAAAGGACCAGTCAAAATAAAGGGTTTTCAAGTATTatctaaatgtttttaaaataatattaatgatattctATCAGTCATGAAGACCTTACCTCACATAAAATGCAAGGACCCATTGGTGCAATATTAGTAATCCCACATTAATCTTTACAGTCTTACATTGTACTGGTGATTAATCTTATTTATCTTACTTATCTTAAATTAACAGATTCTatgtaattaaatgtttatattgTGATAGGAAACAGAAGGCTTTGTCTAAAGGCCTTTAAAAGCTCCATCACCAtattataacattaaaacatcacAAATAATCTCAGACAAATCACACAAAGAAAGCATCATTTTTTTGTTCTGCTGCACGGTCCAGTACCAGATCATTTCGGAAAGTAACTAAAACATCCATCAAGAGTCGTTGTGTCTTTGCAAAATCAATgtgaaaagaaataataaaataagtgtttttttatccttattattattcctgttgctgctgctactgttgttCTTGTTTTTAATTCCACACTTTTTCATTGTCCTTTCTCTCCAGAACACGTCAGCTGTCATCTCACCTCCAGAGCCTCAGCTCCTGGAGCGTACCCCTAAATCCCCCGCAAGCTTTGTGTCCACCCCTGGGCTCTCCGCAACTAcagctccaccttcagaggtccacCAGAGGAGCAGGTCGAGCCGTGAGCTCCTTGAAAACCACACCAGCCCAGCCAATGCTGTTAAAGAAGTGCAGGATCTAAAAGAGCAGCTAGAGGCCTTGAGGTGTCAGGTGAGCAAGTAGCATTAAGTCTGTGGGTCAAGCTGTGCAGGACATTTCACCCCAGGGCCGCACTTCAGTGATAAGAATCAGATGCGACTGTGTCAAGGATAAGTGTCTGTGCTCTCATCGTAAAATGGACTGTACCCTACAAACACGCTGCTCACATCTGAGTGGATGGACAGCACTGCCCAGTGGACATATTaagatcatccagtttctattcCTGGGAcctgcagtgctaatcagacgTTTGGAATCACTTGTCATAAGTAGTCACAAGTAGTTAATTATAGATATATCATCGCTGTTACCCAAAAACCTCGTATTTAAATTTTTCTCTTCTTGACAGATTCTGAATCTGTCAGCTGTTCTTTAAATCTGGttaaatgtcatgatgaacggaGCAATATAAATGCTCAAAAAGTAcctttttatattgacttccatttaaattaagatgttttttctgtaaagttgccgatttggagatacaaggtttttatgtgATAGTGATGATTCAATTGGAGGatacatattatataaaaactgattTTCTCACTTCCTCACTATAACACTGGTTCACAGTGGACCcagcatatatatacatatacttacCAATTCAGCCCCAAGGGATAAAGGGAGGTTGGGGAAATAGTGATATGATAGGAGAGAAAATAATACAGAGGAAATTGTAAAATAGGGGGACTTTAATATGTTTATTCAATAAcagctttattttaattatacaaCAATGTTTTAATTATTGTATTAGATTATTTTTACCTATTGTAAACTA from Salminus brasiliensis chromosome 19, fSalBra1.hap2, whole genome shotgun sequence encodes the following:
- the LOC140541413 gene encoding uncharacterized protein, which produces MEVSSLSSLSEEESSTKQQSLPEDTNEQRTSIDSGQVEDLAQGERLLSGEEQLTLITESMSITSADEEKLQLLNKNTELRRLNKELMKLNEDWDHIYRSTSAGLQQRVAALEQENTALKQLNSRLLLKVEHEQNKSEYYEHTLMQELKKNQHLQEYVRLLESRMHRTDTLNDWALGTQNTSAVISPPEPQLLERTPKSPASFVSTPGLSATTAPPSEVHQRSRSSRELLENHTSPANAVKEVQDLKEQLEALRCQTKIYEADYKTEHKDHERMVQENKRLRRREGEMRQQMALLQEQLKVYEDDFQKERSDKQILQRLLMKKAPGVKDPVLVHRCNNDQERPRGEKRRPREEQRAAYICPKHCEHHGQL